One segment of Paenibacillus sp. FSL R7-0337 DNA contains the following:
- a CDS encoding 3-hydroxyacyl-CoA dehydrogenase family protein, with amino-acid sequence MAFNKVGVIGAGTMGIGVAVDLSLHGLETVIIDTTKELLDKAKMEIERTIRMAPLLKKASGKVPPFGPKGQITFTTSMNALQDVDFVIENVTEDWGIKEQVYKQLTEVCRPDVYYGVNTSCISITQIGGVTGRPERVIGMHFMNPVFLKEYIEVIEGFHTSEETVQAATTLLAQLEKRAIIVNDSPGFVSNRISHLFMNEAAFVVQDQVAAPEQVDEIFKKCYGHLMGPLETADLIGLDTVVDSLQILYDSYQDPKFRCCPLLKKMVNAGLLGKKTGKGFYDYHH; translated from the coding sequence ATGGCATTTAACAAAGTTGGCGTGATTGGTGCCGGGACTATGGGAATTGGAGTCGCTGTGGATCTTTCCTTACATGGTCTTGAAACCGTTATCATTGATACTACTAAAGAGCTTCTGGATAAAGCAAAAATGGAAATAGAGCGTACAATCAGAATGGCACCGCTTCTAAAGAAAGCGTCCGGGAAAGTGCCTCCCTTCGGCCCAAAAGGCCAAATAACATTTACAACATCAATGAATGCATTGCAGGATGTGGATTTTGTAATAGAGAATGTGACAGAAGATTGGGGCATTAAGGAGCAGGTATACAAGCAGCTTACCGAGGTATGCCGGCCGGATGTCTATTATGGAGTAAATACTTCATGTATATCTATAACTCAAATAGGAGGAGTAACCGGAAGGCCTGAAAGAGTCATAGGAATGCATTTCATGAACCCGGTTTTTCTTAAAGAGTATATTGAAGTGATCGAGGGCTTCCATACCTCTGAGGAGACGGTTCAAGCAGCCACAACGTTGCTTGCGCAGCTTGAGAAGAGAGCAATTATAGTTAATGATTCTCCGGGCTTTGTATCCAACCGGATTTCGCATTTGTTTATGAACGAGGCTGCTTTTGTAGTTCAGGATCAAGTGGCCGCTCCTGAACAGGTAGATGAGATATTTAAAAAATGTTACGGACATCTGATGGGACCGCTTGAGACGGCGGATCTGATCGGGCTGGATACTGTCGTTGATTCCCTGCAAATCCTCTATGACAGCTACCAGGACCCCAAATTTCGCTGCTGTCCCTTGCTGAAGAAAATGGTAAATGCCGGACTGCTGGGTAAAAAAACAGGTAAAGGATTCTATGATTATCATCATTAA